GCGTCGAACACGGTCAGCGGAACGTTCGCGTCCGAGTGAACCGATATGCCGTAACGTCCGGGATTGGACAGGACCCTGAGCCCTGCCCGCGGTACCACCGGAGCTTTGCCTTCGGCCACGCCCGGCGCCCACGGCCTGCCGGCGTCGGTGGTCTTGAGAATCGTACCGTTGCCGCCAACCGCGTAGCCCGTATCACCGCCATGAGGGAAGGTCAGGGCGTTGATGGAATTGGTGGTGACAGTGTCGAGGGTGCGCCAGAAATCCGTGTCACTCTCCGTCGCGGCGATGAAACCGCTGTCCCCGGAAATGAACGCGAGGGTGTCAAACGGCATGCAAATCCCGTGGAAGCCACCGCTAACGAAGGGAGCCCTCACCAGCGTGTCCCACGTCGGTCCAAAGGTCGACGTGAACCGGATTATGCCGAGGTTTGAAGTGAGATCTTTCCCAATCAGGTAGCCCTTGCTCGAGTTGGTAGGCGAGAAGGCTGCTCCTGACAGAGTCGCATTGGGTGCGCCGGAGGTCTGATTGGTGAATGTGTTACCGTCGATGGTTCCGAGGACCGTGCCGGCCAGACCGAAGACTACGCCATGGACGTCCGTAGTGAAACTGGCGCCGGTCGACACATCCAATTGGTGACCCACCGTGATCTTGGTCCAGGTGCTGCCGCCATCAGTGGACTTTAGCACATAGGCCTGACCGGTTGACGCCGCCCCGATCCATCCGGTCTGCCCTTTCGACGGGAACGCCACGTAGGTCAGCGGGTCAGTAACGGGAGACGTGACC
This portion of the bacterium genome encodes:
- a CDS encoding YCF48-related protein, with translation MSVVCRRNAVVLGSIALLCSIALGDWKKMTSGTVDDLKGVSFPTGTMVGYAVGASPLSGGSVYKTTDGGATWVFQNPSTMMGLKAVFFTDDNIGVAVGDVGAIVKTTDGGTTWTKVTSPVTDPLTYVAFPSKGQTGWIGAASTGQAYVLKSTDGGSTWTKITVGHQLDVSTGASFTTDVHGVVFGLAGTVLGTIDGNTFTNQTSGAPNATLSGAAFSPTNSSKGYLIGKDLTSNLGIIRFTSTFGPTWDTLVRAPFVSGGFHGICMPFDTLAFISGDSGFIAATESDTDFWRTLDTVTTNSINALTFPHGGDTGYAVGGNGTILKTTDAGRPWAPGVAEGKAPVVPRAGLRVLSNPGRYGISVHSDANVPLTVFDA